Proteins found in one Campylobacter concisus genomic segment:
- the rlmB gene encoding 23S rRNA (guanosine(2251)-2'-O)-methyltransferase RlmB, with product MIIYGKQLFLHILNKRPQILEEIYLSKECDKKLFSKICGTGKKIIRVDNQKAQSLARGGNHQGFLANVSEFEFSDIAELKKLNFIVILYGISDVGNIGAIARSAYALGCEGLVIVAKSINMQGVLRSSSGAAYEIPIAIFEDGLSLLNELKQFGFKIYATASNGKNVKEMRFAGKRALVMGSEGEGIPQKALAKCDECIGIKLKEGWDSLNVSAAFAIICDRMIDE from the coding sequence ATGATAATATACGGAAAACAACTATTTTTACATATTTTGAACAAGCGACCACAGATATTAGAAGAGATATATCTCTCAAAAGAGTGTGACAAAAAACTCTTCTCTAAAATTTGTGGCACAGGCAAAAAAATCATCCGCGTGGATAATCAAAAAGCACAGTCTTTAGCTCGCGGTGGAAACCATCAAGGTTTTTTAGCGAATGTTAGTGAGTTTGAATTTTCAGACATTGCTGAGCTTAAAAAGCTAAATTTTATCGTTATTCTTTATGGTATAAGCGATGTTGGCAATATCGGTGCTATCGCTAGAAGTGCTTATGCTCTAGGCTGCGAAGGTCTTGTGATAGTGGCAAAAAGTATAAATATGCAAGGCGTTTTAAGATCAAGTAGTGGCGCTGCTTATGAGATACCAATAGCGATTTTTGAAGACGGGCTTAGTTTGTTAAATGAACTAAAGCAATTTGGTTTTAAAATTTATGCAACAGCAAGTAATGGCAAAAACGTAAAAGAGATGAGGTTTGCTGGTAAAAGAGCTTTGGTGATGGGCTCAGAGGGCGAAGGCATACCGCAAAAGGCTCTAGCAAAGTGTGATGAGTGTATTGGTATAAAGTTAAAAGAGGGCTGGGACTCCTTAAATGTAAGTGCAGCTTTTGCAATAATTTGTGACAGGATGATAGATGAATGA
- the rsmI gene encoding 16S rRNA (cytidine(1402)-2'-O)-methyltransferase, which translates to MLYFIPTPIGNLEDISLRAIRILRECEIAICEDTRVCKSLVNLLNERFDAGINISKFIPLHTHNEDDFFINLSDDFFSKNVAYMSDAGMPGISDPGVSLVRYAQTNNIEYEILSGANAALLSVVASGLCDKEFVFLGFLPNTGRDRALAIQNALNLAYPAVIYESPKRILGLVQSIANLEPEREIFAIKEATKKFETKFKEKAQNLVQILEKANLSGEWVVVISKSDKTATQNITKDEILSLDLAPKVKAKLLNKITGEDVKKIYDELTKA; encoded by the coding sequence TTGCTCTACTTTATTCCTACTCCAATAGGAAATTTAGAAGATATCTCGCTTCGTGCGATTAGAATTTTGCGTGAATGCGAGATAGCCATCTGCGAAGATACAAGAGTTTGCAAAAGCCTTGTAAATCTGCTAAACGAACGCTTTGATGCGGGTATAAATATCTCAAAATTTATCCCACTTCACACTCATAACGAAGATGACTTTTTCATAAATTTAAGTGATGATTTTTTTAGCAAAAATGTGGCCTATATGAGTGATGCTGGCATGCCAGGTATCAGCGATCCTGGAGTAAGTCTAGTAAGATATGCTCAAACAAATAACATTGAATATGAAATTTTAAGCGGAGCAAACGCCGCACTTTTAAGCGTAGTCGCAAGCGGGCTTTGCGATAAAGAATTTGTTTTCTTAGGCTTTTTACCAAATACTGGCAGAGACAGAGCTTTAGCTATACAAAATGCTCTAAATTTAGCTTATCCGGCCGTTATTTACGAAAGCCCAAAACGCATACTAGGCTTAGTACAAAGCATCGCAAATCTAGAGCCTGAGAGAGAAATTTTTGCCATAAAAGAGGCCACTAAAAAATTTGAGACTAAATTTAAAGAAAAGGCTCAAAATTTAGTTCAAATTTTAGAAAAAGCAAATTTAAGTGGAGAGTGGGTGGTTGTCATCTCAAAGAGTGACAAAACAGCCACTCAAAATATTACAAAAGATGAGATACTTTCGCTTGATCTTGCTCCAAAAGTAAAAGCAAAATTGCTTAACAAAATAACTGGAGAAGATGTAAAAAAGATATATGATGAACTTACGAAAGCTTAA
- the rpmE gene encoding 50S ribosomal protein L31, with protein MKKDIHPEYVDCTVTCACGNTFKTKSNKSEIRIDICDKCHPFFTGSEKIVDSAGRVEKFKKKYAQK; from the coding sequence ATGAAAAAAGATATCCATCCAGAATACGTAGATTGCACTGTAACTTGTGCTTGCGGAAACACTTTTAAAACAAAGTCAAACAAAAGCGAGATCAGAATTGACATTTGCGACAAGTGCCACCCATTTTTCACAGGCAGCGAAAAGATAGTTGACAGTGCTGGCCGTGTTGAGAAATTTAAGAAAAAATACGCTCAAAAATAA
- a CDS encoding 16S rRNA (uracil(1498)-N(3))-methyltransferase, producing the protein MKFLYDKNAGNESLKIVNEAFLHLKARRMQAGERISVRNLRDFKEYIYEIDEIDRRSASLSLVFASSNGEQKFDFTIAWAIVDPKTIEKTLPFLNELGVGKIAFVYTKFSQANFKIDIERLNYINALSCEQCGRTSLMEFEIYKNLDELMSVYKNVSAINFGGKSLNEKKDDELLIIGPEGGFSEEETAKFKNSYGLNTKNILRSQTAVISVAAKFLA; encoded by the coding sequence ATGAAATTTTTATATGATAAAAATGCAGGTAATGAAAGCTTAAAGATAGTAAATGAAGCTTTTTTGCACCTAAAAGCTAGAAGAATGCAAGCTGGTGAGCGAATAAGTGTTAGAAATTTACGAGACTTTAAAGAGTATATTTATGAAATTGATGAGATTGATAGGCGAAGTGCGAGCTTAAGTCTTGTCTTTGCCAGCTCAAATGGCGAGCAAAAATTCGACTTTACGATCGCTTGGGCTATCGTCGATCCAAAGACGATAGAAAAGACATTGCCATTTTTAAATGAACTTGGCGTTGGTAAAATAGCTTTTGTCTATACTAAATTTTCTCAAGCAAATTTTAAGATAGATATTGAAAGGCTAAACTACATAAATGCTCTCTCTTGCGAGCAGTGCGGACGAACTTCATTAATGGAGTTTGAAATTTATAAAAATTTGGACGAGCTAATGAGCGTTTATAAAAATGTCTCAGCTATAAATTTTGGTGGTAAAAGCTTAAATGAAAAAAAAGATGACGAGCTTTTAATAATCGGTCCAGAGGGTGGATTTAGTGAGGAAGAGACGGCTAAATTTAAAAATAGCTACGGCCTAAATACAAAAAATATCTTAAGATCACAGACCGCGGTTATATCAGTAGCGGCAAAATTCCTAGCTTAA
- a CDS encoding 6-pyruvoyl trahydropterin synthase family protein, producing MIIRKLFRFENAHIVRFCSSKRCRTSIHGHSYVAEILLSSNFLDNAGMVYDFGLMKQNIKTIIDSFDHATTIFSGDNDEYKNDLKKHSARWIEIPLNPSAEQFCRIFFVLIERLLELSVMNNGEREVKLHSIIVHETDTGYAQCFKEDSVNAQMGEIKLDEIKFSDAIIEEWEDKNLFEKMKNRLKIEIPKDV from the coding sequence ATGATTATTAGAAAGCTTTTTAGATTTGAAAATGCACATATTGTGAGATTTTGTAGCTCAAAGCGTTGTAGGACTAGCATCCACGGGCACAGCTATGTGGCTGAAATTTTACTTAGCTCAAATTTTCTTGATAACGCCGGCATGGTTTATGATTTTGGCTTGATGAAGCAAAATATAAAAACGATCATCGATAGTTTTGATCACGCTACAACAATATTTTCAGGCGATAATGACGAGTATAAAAATGATCTAAAAAAGCACTCGGCAAGATGGATCGAGATTCCGCTAAATCCAAGTGCAGAGCAGTTTTGCCGCATATTTTTTGTACTAATAGAAAGACTGCTTGAACTTAGCGTGATGAATAACGGTGAGCGTGAAGTGAAGCTTCATAGCATTATCGTGCATGAGACTGATACAGGCTATGCACAGTGCTTTAAAGAGGACTCCGTAAATGCGCAAATGGGCGAGATAAAGCTAGATGAGATCAAATTTTCAGACGCTATCATAGAAGAGTGGGAAGATAAAAATTTATTCGAGAAGATGAAAAATAGGTTAAAAATAGAAATTCCAAAGGACGTTTGA
- a CDS encoding 7-carboxy-7-deazaguanine synthase QueE yields MSKELELVEAFLSIQGEGAYQGRLAIFLRFLGCNLNCSGFGVQTKSLKTGESLLGCDSIRAVFKGHFNYKIYSVDEILGIVDNLCKGLMQKPIIVLTGGEPLIWHENENFINLVKKLLEDYEVHFETNGTILINFAKYEIYKKCHFALGVKLVNSGVSEQKRINLDAILAIKNNARSSFLKFVLSHFDKSELDEIINIKNRVDLPVWCMAIGANRAELNENALKTAEFAIKHGFNYSERIHIRLWGDKEGV; encoded by the coding sequence ATGAGCAAAGAGCTAGAGCTAGTTGAAGCGTTTTTAAGCATTCAAGGCGAGGGAGCTTACCAAGGCAGACTCGCCATATTTTTACGCTTTTTAGGCTGCAACTTAAACTGCTCTGGCTTTGGCGTGCAAACAAAATCTTTAAAAACTGGCGAAAGCTTACTAGGATGTGATAGCATAAGGGCTGTTTTTAAAGGGCATTTTAATTATAAAATTTACAGTGTAGATGAAATTTTAGGCATAGTTGACAACCTATGCAAAGGCTTAATGCAAAAACCGATCATTGTTTTAACCGGTGGCGAGCCGCTCATCTGGCATGAAAATGAAAATTTTATAAATTTGGTAAAGAAATTGCTTGAAGATTATGAAGTGCATTTTGAGACAAATGGCACTATCTTAATTAATTTTGCTAAATATGAAATTTATAAAAAATGCCACTTTGCACTTGGTGTAAAGCTAGTAAATAGCGGAGTTAGCGAGCAAAAACGCATAAATTTAGATGCTATTTTGGCTATTAAAAATAATGCAAGAAGCAGCTTTTTAAAATTTGTCCTCTCGCACTTTGACAAAAGCGAGTTGGACGAGATTATAAATATAAAAAATAGAGTGGATTTGCCAGTTTGGTGTATGGCAATAGGAGCAAATAGAGCTGAGCTAAACGAAAATGCTTTAAAAACAGCAGAATTTGCCATAAAGCATGGATTTAATTATTCAGAGCGTATCCACATCAGGCTTTGGGGCGATAAAGAAGGTGTTTGA